In the Candidatus Obscuribacterales bacterium genome, TTCCGGCCGCCGTTCTAGGAGAAGGGGTTGGGGATGAGGGCAATTCATCCTGCTATCCAGCAATGCCAAATTCTAAACCTAGATAAACTAGGGCGACTTAATTTAGCAGCTTAGGACAGGTGCTGGACTGGGGCGAGGCCATGGAGCATTCTGTAACCAAACAAGCCTCTTGATACACCGGATCCACATCTAGGGAGGGGGGCGTTTGCCCAAACACCATCTCACAGCTGAGGTCTTCAAAATTGGGCGTCATGGTTAAAGGAATGCCAAAATCCTGTGTAAAAAAGGTTTGGGTTGGTAGCTTACACATGTTGACACACATGCCCACACAACCACTGCTTTCTAGATAGCGACATTTTTTAATATGAACACCGCTACGCTGCAGGTGCGATCGCCCTTGGGCATCCGGGATATCCACCTCCCGCACCTCACAGGGGCCCACCAAC is a window encoding:
- a CDS encoding DUF4033 domain-containing protein, producing MSIESKTDYADNWVDRAFIWLFSRKMAIAVGQGTQVPGYEGFVELSRQIMRGRNADQQQQVVAIVLKSLVPGPVLYMIRTVFSPTQLVCELNAWFAARLFEWLVGPCEVREVDIPDAQGRSHLQRSGVHIKKCRYLESSGCVGMCVNMCKLPTQTFFTQDFGIPLTMTPNFEDLSCEMVFGQTPPSLDVDPVYQEACLVTECSMASPQSSTCPKLLN